The proteins below are encoded in one region of Triticum aestivum cultivar Chinese Spring chromosome 1B, IWGSC CS RefSeq v2.1, whole genome shotgun sequence:
- the LOC123147726 gene encoding proteasome subunit beta type-6 has product MDAASLMGPSSADAPTDGEHRMGTTIVGVCYDGGVVLAADSRTSTGMYVANRASDKISQLTDNVYVCRSGSAADTQVISDYVRYFLHQHTIQLGQPATVKVASNLVRLLAYQNKSMLQAGMIVGGWDKYEGGQIYSVPLGGTILRQPFAIGGSGSSYLYGLMDHEWKEGMTQEEAEKFVVKVVSLAIARDGASGGVVRTVTINEAGVKRSFHPGDKLPLWHEEMEPQNSLLDILAAGSSDAMVQ; this is encoded by the exons atggacgccgccTCGCTCATGGGCCCCTCCTCCGCCGACGCGCCCACCGACGGGGAGCACCGGATGGGCACCACCATCGTGGGAGTCTGCTACGACGGCGGCGTCGTGCTCGCCGCCGACTCCAGGACCAGCACCG GAATGTATGTGGCAAACCGTGCTTCGGACAAGATTAGTCAGCTGACTGATAATGTCTACGTCTGCCGCTCTGGATCT GCAGCTGACACGCAAGTTATTTCGGATTACGTGCGTTATTTTCTCCACCAGCACAC AATCCAGCTTGGGCAACCAGCTACCGTGAAAGTTGCATCCAACTTAGTTAGGTTATTGGCCTATCAGAACAAG AGCATGTTGCAAGCTGGAATGATAGTTGGTGGATGGGATAAATACGAGGGAGGCCAGATTTACTCGGTCCCTCTTGGTGGAACGATTCTGAGGCAACCATTCGCAATTGGAG GATCCGGTTCCAGTTACCTGTATGGATTGATGGATCATGAATGGAAAGAGGGTATGACCCAGGAAGAAGCTGAG AAGTTTGTGGTCAAGGTGGTTTCCCTTGCTATTGCTCGTGATGGTGCTAGTGGAGGGGTTGTCCGCACTGTTACT ATTAACGAGGCGGGTGTTAAGAGGAGCTTCCACCCTGGTGACAAACTGCCACTGTGGCATGAAGAGATGGAGCCCCAAAACTCTCTCCTCGACATTCTCGCAGCCGGGAGCTCTGATGCGATGGTCCAGTGA
- the LOC123147733 gene encoding uncharacterized protein isoform X1, whose product MRASPATDDKRRTGEASATSGEGGHQQVHGAGGGCGELLARATREKRELGVAAADGGRGSLLRARTEKSSARHRQHKISRASIFSIIQFYREEGRQEHEGEILCKIKFRSTWYRRHFCSLYITQGCTEVEFH is encoded by the exons ATGCGAGCGTCGCCGGCGACCGACGACAAGCGGCGGACCGGCGAAGCGAGCGCCACATCAGGGGAAGGTGGTCACCAGCAAGTCCACGGGGCGGGGGGTGGGTGTGGTGAGTTGCTTGCGCGCGCGACCAGGGAGAAGAGGGAGTTGGGCGTGGCGGCGGCCGACGGGGGACGAGGCTCTCTGCTACGTGCACGAACAGAG AAGTCAAGTGCAAGACATAGGCAACATAAAATTTCAAGAGCCAGCATCTTCTCTATCATCCAGTTCTACAGGGAAGAGGGGAGGCAAGAACATGAGGGGGAGATTTTGTGCAAGATCAAGTTTCGCAGCACATGGTACAGGAGGCATTTTTGCAGCTTGTATATCACACAGGGATGTACAGAGGTGGAGTTCCACTAG
- the LOC123147733 gene encoding uncharacterized protein isoform X2, giving the protein MRASPATDDKRRTGEASATSGEGGHQQVHGAGGGCGELLARATREKRELGVAAADGGRGSLLRARTESSARHRQHKISRASIFSIIQFYREEGRQEHEGEILCKIKFRSTWYRRHFCSLYITQGCTEVEFH; this is encoded by the exons ATGCGAGCGTCGCCGGCGACCGACGACAAGCGGCGGACCGGCGAAGCGAGCGCCACATCAGGGGAAGGTGGTCACCAGCAAGTCCACGGGGCGGGGGGTGGGTGTGGTGAGTTGCTTGCGCGCGCGACCAGGGAGAAGAGGGAGTTGGGCGTGGCGGCGGCCGACGGGGGACGAGGCTCTCTGCTACGTGCACGAACAGAG TCAAGTGCAAGACATAGGCAACATAAAATTTCAAGAGCCAGCATCTTCTCTATCATCCAGTTCTACAGGGAAGAGGGGAGGCAAGAACATGAGGGGGAGATTTTGTGCAAGATCAAGTTTCGCAGCACATGGTACAGGAGGCATTTTTGCAGCTTGTATATCACACAGGGATGTACAGAGGTGGAGTTCCACTAG